AGTCGGGCGATCCGAGAACGGTTCACCACCTCTCCACGCTCGTCGGCTACGGCGCGGGTGCGGTGAACCCGTACCTCGCCTACCGGACCATCTCTGATCTGGTGGCCGGGCCGGACGGCGCTGACGAGGGCGAAGCCATCGACAAGTACGTCACGGCACTGGAGAAGGGCCTGCTGAAGACGATGGCGAAGATGGGTATCTCGACGGTCGAGAGCTACCGCGGTGCCCAAATTTTCGAGGCGGTCGGTCTGAACGGCGAGTTCGTCGAGGAGTACTTCGCCGGGACGGAGAACCGCACCGAAGGCATCGGCGTCGAGGAGATAGAGGACGACGTGCGCGAACGCCACGAGGCGGCGTTCGACGACCCCGAAATGGCACGAAAGGGCGAGTACGAACACCGCTCGAACGGAATCCACCACCAGTGGAACCCGAAATCCGTCGGTGCGCTCCAGCGCGCCGTTCGGAAGAACGACGTCGAGGAGTACGAGACGTTCGCCGAGGGCATAAACGACCAGCAGGGGACGCTCCAGACGCTCCGCGGGTTGCTCGAATTCGACACCGAAGCGCGCGAGTCGATTCCCGTCGAGGAGGTCGAACCCGTCGAGGACATCGTCACCCGCTTCTCGACGGCGGCGATGAGCCTCGGATCGCTCTCACCCGAGATGCACGAGAACAACGCCATCGCAATGGACCGAATCGGCGGCAAGTCCAACACCGGCGAGGGCGGCGAACCGCCGGAGCGGTTCGACACCGAGCGCGAGTGTTCGGTAAAACAAGTCGCGAGCGCGCGGTTCGGCGTCACGAGTCGCTACCTGCAATCGGCCGACGAAGTGCAGATCAAGATGGCTCAAGGGTCGAAGCCCGGTGAAGGCGGCCACCTCCCCGGAAAGAAGGTGAACGAGATGATCGCTCACGTCCGCCACGCGACGCCGGGCGTCGGCCTCATCTCGCCGCCGCCACAGCACGACATCTACAGCATCGAGGACCTGAAACAGCTCATCTACGACCTGAAGGCGGGAAGCGACGGGTCGGAGGTCAACGTGAAGCTCGTCTCGGAGGCGGGCGTCGGCACCGTCGCGGCCGGGGTCGCCAAGGCCAAGGCCGACGTGGTCCACATTTCGGGGCACTCCGGCGGCACCGGCGCGAGTCCGCGGACGTCCATCAAGAACGCGGGCCTGCCGTGGGAACTCGGTCTCGCCGAGGCGAACCAGATGCTCCGGCAGACCGGCCTTCGCTCGCGCATCCGCGTCAGCGTCGATGGCGGCCTGAAGACCGGGCGCGACGTGGCCGTCGCGGCCCTCCTCGGCGCGGAGGAGTACGCGTTCGGGACGGCGAGCCTGGTCACCAGCGGCTGTGTGATGGCGCGTAACTGCCACGAGAACACCTGTCCGGTCGGCATCGCCACGCAGGACGAGGACCTCCGGGCGCGGTTCCCCGGCGAACCCGACCACGTCATCAACTACATGGTCTTCATCGCCGAGGAACTCCGGGAGATCATGGCCGAACTCGGCTTCGAGACCATCGAGGAGATGGTTGGACGCGTCGAACTGCTCCGCCAGCGCGAGACCGACCACCCGAAGGCGCGCAGTCTCGACCTCTCGCGCGTTCTCGCCGAACCGACGGGCGACGGTCGTACCAAAACGCAGGAACAGGATCACGAGTTGGACGACCACATCGACCACGACTTGCTCGATGCGGCGCGACCGGCCATCGAGGACGGCGAATCGGTCGAACTCGAACGCACGATTTCGAACCAAGACCGATCCATCGGCGCGATGCTCTCGGGTCGAATCTCGGCGGTCCACGGCGAGGCGGGGCTACCGGACGGGTCCGTCACCTGCCACTTCGACGGCTACGCGGGACAGAGCTTCGGCGCGTTCGCCCAGTCCGGTCTCGACCTGTTCCTGACGGGCGCGGCCAACGACTACGTCGGGAAAGGTCTCTCCGGCGGACGACTCGTGGTCGATACGCCGACGGAAGCCACGTACGACGCGACCGACATCGTGATCGGCAACGTCGCGCTGTACGGCGCGACCGAGGGCGAACTGTACGTCAACGGCGTCGCGGGCGAGCGCTTCGCCGTCCGGAACAGTGGCGCCAAGGCGGTCGTCGAGGGCGTCGGCGACCACGGGTGTGAGTACATGACCGGCGGCGTCGCCGTCGTCCTCGGCGAGACGGGCGAGAACTTCGCCGCCGGGATGACCGGTGGCGTTGCCTACGTGCTCGACGACGGCCAAAACGATGCGTTCCGGGAGCGCGTCAACGACGAGACCGTGACGCTCTCGTCGGATTTGGACGAGCGCGACGAACAGGTCGTTCGGCGGTTGGTCGAGAACCACGCCGCCGCGACCGGGAGCGAAACGGCGCTGTCGCTGTTGGAGGAGTGGGACTCCGTCTCGTTCGTGAAAGTCATGCCCGATGCGTACCGGCAGGCTATCGAGGAAGGGAAGGAGGACGTTCGCACGTCGCCACCCCGTCCGGTGCCCGCGGCCCGTCGGTCCTCGGGGTTTCGCGTCCCGTCTGACGACTGAAAAAGGGAGTTCGACTTTTTACAGGTAGGCCGCGTCCCACCGCGCCGCCTTGCGTTTGTTGCCACACTCGTTACATTCGATGCGCTCCATGCTGTCCATCGCGTTGTCGAGCGTCTCGCAGTTCGAACAGTAGTAGCCGTAGCGCTCCTCGCAATCCTCGTCGTTGAACACGGCGAAGAACGGCGCTTTCGAGCCGCGACTGCTCTCGGAGTGGTTGATGTATCGGGTTTCGCCGTCGAACTCGCGGGCTTCGAGTATCGGTTCGTCGCTCTCCGCGTAGACGTTCTCGGTGTAGGTCGCCTCGCCGATTTCGGCCGTGCGCTCGCCGACCTTGGTGAAGTCGTGTTCGCGGTAGAACTCGTTGCCGTCCTCGTTATCTTCGAGAACGAGCCCCGAGAGGTTCTCGACGCCCTTGTCTTCGAGTTTCTCCTTCGTCTGGCCGAGGAGCTTGGTTCCGACCCCCTCGCCGCGTCGGTCGGGGTCGACGTGGAGCCAGAGGATGTTCCCTTCCGGACTGTCAGGCAGTACTTCGCTCTGGGTGAACCCGACCACGTCGCCGCCGTCGAGCGCGACGAGGTACAGCGTACCCCTGCTCTGGAACTCGCCTTCCAGATTCTCTTCGTCGTACCACTCCTCGATGGCGTGTTCGATAACCTCATCGTCCAAAAAGTGCGAGTACGAGGCAGTCAACGACTTCTCTGCGACGTCTTGGATTCCGGCGATGTCCTCGGTTCGCGCTTCGCGCACTTGCATACTTGGCCTACTGCGGGATGAACAATAAACATTCTACCGGCCGCATCGGTTGCACATCCATCGTTCTGCGCCGACATTATCTTTCGATGGACCGTCTCACCCTCGATAGTTACTCGAAGTGAAAATTCTTCTCGGAATATCGCTCCCTTCCCGGCCAACCGTCCAGTTTTGCGGTGTCGCCACCGTCGGCGGTCCGTTCGGTCCGCCCACACCCACTTCTCCGCCTTCGGTACCGTTTTCCGCCCGCCACGCAATCGGACCGGCATGGACACAGCACTCGTCATCGGGGGGACGCGATTCATCGGTCGTCACCTCGTCACCGACCTGCTCGACAACGATTACGCCGTGACGATTTTCAATCGCGGCAATCACGACAACCCGTTTTCTGAGACGGCAGGCGTGAGTCACTTCGAGGGCGACCGGACGAACGACAGTGCGCTCGAAGCGGCGCGCGACGAGGTGGACCCCGACATCGTCATCGACTGCGTGGCGTACAAACCCCGCGAGGTTCGGTCGGCGACGGAGATTTTCGCGGACGTCGAGGGGTACGTCTACATCTCCAGCGGGAGCGCCTACGGCAAAGAAGTGATTCCGAAGCGCGAGAACGACACCGAACTGTGTGACTGCACGGCCGAACAGGCCACCGACGACTCCGGGGAGACCTACGGGCCGCGGAAGGCCGAGGGCGACCGAGCCATCTTCGAGGCCGCAGAGCGCGGCGTCAACGCGATGAGCGTCCGACCGTGCATCGTCTACGGCCCCGACGACTACACCGAGCGCCTGGATTTCTGGATCGACCGCGTGAACGAGCACGACCGCCTCGTCGTTCCCGGCGACGGCGGGAACCTCTGGCACCGCGCCTACGCGGAGGACGTGGCCAGCGCGCTCCGCATCGTCGCCGAAGAGGGCGAACCCGGCGAGGCCTACAACGTCGGCGACCACCGACTGGTTACCATGGACGAGATGCTCTCGCTCATCGCCGACGCGCTCGATACCGAGGTGGAACTCGTCCACGCCAGCGACCGCGAACTCTCGACGGCGGACCTCTCCACCGACGACTACATCCTCTACCGCGACTACCCGCACGTCCTCGACACGAACAAACTGGAAGCGCTCGGATGGGAATCCACGCCGCTCGACGTGGCCATGGAGCGCACCGTCGAGGAGCACTTGGAAAGCGAGCGTGATGGAGAAGAGTACGACCCCGGCCGCGAGAACGAGGAGCGGATTCTGGGCGTGCTGGATACGATTTGAACAGACGATGGGGATAAGTTGGGTTTGATCTTGGTTTCTCTGGCCCTGTCGAACCCCTCAGAGCGTGACAGAGATGGCGTGTTGGATAGCGAATTTTTGAATACAAAGTATGGCTATCACAACAGTCGCTAATTTCCTTTTAGAACCACGGCCCTCCGAAGATGAGTCTGAGTATCAGTGAAACGATAGCAGTTGAGATACTGAGAAAAACAAACGCGCGACCGATTTCGGGCCAAGACCGCTCTCCGAACTGAACAAGGACTATTCCGACTATGAGGAACGTAGCTGTTGGGAATCCGACCGGGTAAATGAATCTCTGAAAAATACCGAGGAGAACACCGATAGCAACGCCTGTTTGGTCAGGTGAATTTGTGAATTCAAAGTAGTCAGAATTCATGTTTGTTTCGAGGAAGAACCATTTTAAGAATTTTCCGTTTGTTTACCACTGATTGAGCCAAACCGAGAGATACACGCTCCATATTCAGCACGACTCATTAATTTGTAACTATCTGACCATTTCACCAGAGTCGTTTTCCTGTGATTTCAGCTACTGAGAAGCGGACCTCGAAAGCCCCCGCGAGGAACGAGCGGGGAGTTGAAAGACGAAGTCTTTCAGAAGTCCACCCAGACACCGCGACCGCAACCGCAAGCCACACCCTCCCCAGCCGATTCGCTTCATGCTCAAAAATCGGAGATTTTTGGCATCACGAAAATCTTCGATTTTCGAATGACTCCCTACGGTCGTTCCGCTCATCCCTCGCACGATAACTAGCAGGCCCTCGGACGAACTGTCCTCGGTCCTGCTAGCCCGCGCGCCACCCAGCTGGACGGGCTGAGTGATACTGACCAGCCACACGGCGCGCGAAGGCGCACGCTATTGCGCCCGCGCGAGGTCTTCGTGAGTGACACAGGAGCGAGCGAACGGCTCGTCAGAGCGTTGCTCTGACGGTGGACGAGTGAACGGAGTTCCCGCGAACGCAGTGAGCGGGAGCACGGAAGAATGGAGTTCTTCCGGAGTGAAGGAATCGGCTGGGGAGGATGTGGTGCGGTTGCGGTATTCATGCGGCTCGGTATTTGTAGTCTAAAAGAAAACAGAAGTCCCTCGTAGCGGCTCGGCCACTGAAATCGAAGAAAAAGTAATCCCGTCACAGCGACCGGGAACGTCCAAAATCGCTTCCCCAGTAATCACACGAAAACCGAATCCACACCACTACCCGACCGACTACTCCCTCGGCGATTGTTCGAACAGCCACTCGTACCACTGGAGTTTGAAGTCTCGCTGTTCGCTCTCGTCCAGCGAACTCTCCTGCGTGTGGCTGTAGTTCAATATCGCGACGAGCAACACGCCGCCGACGGTGTTGCCGAGCGTGATCGGGAGCGTCACGCCGGACAGGGCGGCGACGACACCGGCGCTCCCGCTGAAGACCAGGTAGAACACCTCGCAGGTGGCGATGATGCAGTGGAATAGCCCGTTCGCCGGGATGAGTGCCATGATGAAGATCACGAGCAGGACGCGGGCGGTCGATTCCCGGACCGCGTGGGTCATCCACACCATCCCCGCGACGAGCCATCCGGCGACGATGCCCTTGAAGAACAGGTCCAACCACGGCGTGTGCAACGCGTGCGTTCCCATCTCGGTCGCGACGCGCGCGACGTCCGGGCTGAAGATGCCCGTTTCGGCGAGCAACACGGCACCGAGTATCGCGCCGAGGATGTTTGCGACGAAGACGATGCCCCAGACGCGAAGCAGGAGGGGAACGCTCGCGATGCGGGTCAGGACGAGCGTGACCGGCGTGAGCGTGTTCTCGGTGTACAACTGGTAGCCGCCGATGACGATGAAGACGAACCCGATTGGGTAGAGGAGGTAGCCGAGGATTTCACCGGCGGTGCCGGGAACCGTCGCCTCGACCGTCGCGCGGGTGAGAAACGACAGCATTATCGAGAGCCCGGCGGCGAGACCGCTGAGGAACAACTGTCGGTCGGAACAGCTGAACTCGTACGATGCCGTCGCGACGATGCGTTCGAACACCTCGTCGCCGGAGAACCGGTCACGGATCGCTTCGCCCGCCGCGGGCGCGCCGCTCCGTGACCGGTCGAGGAACTCCCGAATCTGTTTCCGTCGTTCCATCTCTCGTTCGTCCACGTCCAACTCGTCCGGTAAGTCGTCCGACGGCTCCGAATCCATCCTGTCATCCCTATCGACGAATCACGGTAAGGATGTTGTCATCTGGATGGCGCGAGTCGGAGGGGTCGTGGTCCCATCACGACTGCCCACGTCTCCGGAGGGGAAAGTGTTTGACTGCGCAGAAAAGACCCACTGATATGTTCGAAAAATCGTCGTGGATTCGGCTACCGAGGAACGTCCTGGTAGGTCATGGCGTGCTCTCGGAGACGGTCGCCGCGATTGACGAGTTACATCTGCAGGGGACGCCGCTGTTGGTGACGAGTCCGACGCCGAACGAGGTGGCGGGAAAACGGGTCGTGGCGCAGTTCGAGGAAGCGGGCTTGGACGTCGAAACGGTCGTCATCGAGGAAGCCAGTTTCGCCGCGATACAGCGCGTCATCGACATCGCGAACGAGGTAAAGCCGGGCTATCTCGTCGGCGTGGGCGGCGGGAAGGCCATCGACATCGCCAAAATGGCGAGCGACGAGGTCGGACGCGGGTTCGTCTCGATTCCGACGGCGGCGAGCCACGACGGCATCGTGAGCGGTCGCGGTTCGGTACCGGAGAAGGACACGCGTCACAGCGTCGCGGCGGAACCGCCGCTGGCGGTCGTCGCGGACACCGAAATCATCGCCGACGCGCCGTGGAAGCTGACGACGGCGGGGTGTGCCGACATCATCAGCAACTACACGGCCGTCGAGGACTGGCGGCTCGCACAGCGACTCCAGAACGTGGAGTTCCA
The genomic region above belongs to Haladaptatus sp. R4 and contains:
- the gltB gene encoding glutamate synthase large subunit — protein: MTDFLADPTDQRSNCGVGVVMDLDAHTSHEIVTDGLSLLANLEHRGTTGAESNTGDGAGILVQRPDAFFAVELGTDLPETYAIGQLFLPQDDELRAELKETVEDVLQAEGVSVFDWRTVPTENEDLGATALDSEPVIEQCFVAPGEEMDVEEFDRTLYVARRALENTVAAREDAEKFYVCSLDRKTLVYKGLLKGDQLGGYFPDLRDELFESSLALVHARFSTNTLGAWRLAHPYRRVIHNGEINTIQGNGNWMAARETDLESDVLGDDIDRITPVTTLDQSDTAVVDNVLELLMQDERELPHALRMLVPEAWRDRTDGDRNAWYDFHASLIEPWDGPVLVAATDGDRVGAVLDRNGLRPCRYDVTTDNRLVMASEAGALDLEPDEVVERGRLKPGQLFLADPEQGGLVSDEDVFDDLTDEKYAEWVAEEQVRLDEETDSDWDGPSELEDFLDEDDIGSGDSSPLRARQAVWGYTHDELSELLEPMARGGKDPVGSMGDDTPLSVLSDFDRPLFSYFKQLFAQVTNPPIDYIREELVTSLETRLGRQRNLLDESPAHARQLVLDSPVLTDEELAGVKGTDFPTEVVDITFDADGDLETAVARVREEAKDAVESGAEIVVLSDKATTTDRVPIPSLLATSAVHHHLVREGLRTRTGLVVESGDPRTVHHLSTLVGYGAGAVNPYLAYRTISDLVAGPDGADEGEAIDKYVTALEKGLLKTMAKMGISTVESYRGAQIFEAVGLNGEFVEEYFAGTENRTEGIGVEEIEDDVRERHEAAFDDPEMARKGEYEHRSNGIHHQWNPKSVGALQRAVRKNDVEEYETFAEGINDQQGTLQTLRGLLEFDTEARESIPVEEVEPVEDIVTRFSTAAMSLGSLSPEMHENNAIAMDRIGGKSNTGEGGEPPERFDTERECSVKQVASARFGVTSRYLQSADEVQIKMAQGSKPGEGGHLPGKKVNEMIAHVRHATPGVGLISPPPQHDIYSIEDLKQLIYDLKAGSDGSEVNVKLVSEAGVGTVAAGVAKAKADVVHISGHSGGTGASPRTSIKNAGLPWELGLAEANQMLRQTGLRSRIRVSVDGGLKTGRDVAVAALLGAEEYAFGTASLVTSGCVMARNCHENTCPVGIATQDEDLRARFPGEPDHVINYMVFIAEELREIMAELGFETIEEMVGRVELLRQRETDHPKARSLDLSRVLAEPTGDGRTKTQEQDHELDDHIDHDLLDAARPAIEDGESVELERTISNQDRSIGAMLSGRISAVHGEAGLPDGSVTCHFDGYAGQSFGAFAQSGLDLFLTGAANDYVGKGLSGGRLVVDTPTEATYDATDIVIGNVALYGATEGELYVNGVAGERFAVRNSGAKAVVEGVGDHGCEYMTGGVAVVLGETGENFAAGMTGGVAYVLDDGQNDAFRERVNDETVTLSSDLDERDEQVVRRLVENHAAATGSETALSLLEEWDSVSFVKVMPDAYRQAIEEGKEDVRTSPPRPVPAARRSSGFRVPSDD
- a CDS encoding GNAT family N-acetyltransferase, with amino-acid sequence MQVREARTEDIAGIQDVAEKSLTASYSHFLDDEVIEHAIEEWYDEENLEGEFQSRGTLYLVALDGGDVVGFTQSEVLPDSPEGNILWLHVDPDRRGEGVGTKLLGQTKEKLEDKGVENLSGLVLEDNEDGNEFYREHDFTKVGERTAEIGEATYTENVYAESDEPILEAREFDGETRYINHSESSRGSKAPFFAVFNDEDCEERYGYYCSNCETLDNAMDSMERIECNECGNKRKAARWDAAYL
- a CDS encoding NAD-dependent epimerase/dehydratase family protein, with the protein product MDTALVIGGTRFIGRHLVTDLLDNDYAVTIFNRGNHDNPFSETAGVSHFEGDRTNDSALEAARDEVDPDIVIDCVAYKPREVRSATEIFADVEGYVYISSGSAYGKEVIPKRENDTELCDCTAEQATDDSGETYGPRKAEGDRAIFEAAERGVNAMSVRPCIVYGPDDYTERLDFWIDRVNEHDRLVVPGDGGNLWHRAYAEDVASALRIVAEEGEPGEAYNVGDHRLVTMDEMLSLIADALDTEVELVHASDRELSTADLSTDDYILYRDYPHVLDTNKLEALGWESTPLDVAMERTVEEHLESERDGEEYDPGRENEERILGVLDTI
- a CDS encoding formate/nitrite transporter family protein → MDSEPSDDLPDELDVDEREMERRKQIREFLDRSRSGAPAAGEAIRDRFSGDEVFERIVATASYEFSCSDRQLFLSGLAAGLSIMLSFLTRATVEATVPGTAGEILGYLLYPIGFVFIVIGGYQLYTENTLTPVTLVLTRIASVPLLLRVWGIVFVANILGAILGAVLLAETGIFSPDVARVATEMGTHALHTPWLDLFFKGIVAGWLVAGMVWMTHAVRESTARVLLVIFIMALIPANGLFHCIIATCEVFYLVFSGSAGVVAALSGVTLPITLGNTVGGVLLVAILNYSHTQESSLDESEQRDFKLQWYEWLFEQSPRE
- a CDS encoding NAD(P)-dependent glycerol-1-phosphate dehydrogenase; the protein is MFEKSSWIRLPRNVLVGHGVLSETVAAIDELHLQGTPLLVTSPTPNEVAGKRVVAQFEEAGLDVETVVIEEASFAAIQRVIDIANEVKPGYLVGVGGGKAIDIAKMASDEVGRGFVSIPTAASHDGIVSGRGSVPEKDTRHSVAAEPPLAVVADTEIIADAPWKLTTAGCADIISNYTAVEDWRLAQRLQNVEFHEYSATLAEMTAEMLVDNAGSIKPGLEESAWVVVKALVSSGVAMSIADSSRPASGAEHLFSHQLDRIAPGAALHGHQVGVGSIITEYLHGGDWRGIRNALSTIGAPTTADELGIDADTVVEALTTAHEIRDRYTILGNGMNRAAAFEAAETTKVI